From Theileria annulata chromosome 1, complete sequence, *** SEQUENCING IN PROGRESS ***, one genomic window encodes:
- a CDS encoding uncharacterized protein (1 probable transmembrane helix predicted for TA19445 by TMHMM2.0 at aa 13-35;~GPI-Anchor Signal predicted for TA19445 by DGPI v2.04 with cleavage site probability 0.12900001 near 609), producing MRYTIYTVKKRGYPSFTNLFTKLLVIQFIISCNFINKNITGAFALSTIDKQDLKNVAKNIELGAKKTANGLGMAKDVLSNMYEFSKNMNDTINNYHRNKFNIENEVENKYAGKVEKKEEEKEKEENTTDAIKRKISSVNKMIKDKVLRDDSDTDTETETETETETEGEAKNDMENVNKNYDQENQPRKGPKPSVVRKDPLAKDWEKIKAKVLRRKLYKYYTFGNENVREENYNQLEHSIGFEKFLRPFIASLSPEFKSLLRGQPVNYFKTYVTISQKLFSLTNPILKSVTNFDGSTTASEVISFDHELHTPVKPSYLQLFQTPNITVSPQSAVLNGRDLTEKEITELKSEYEKTKVRLKSWEVDANIRQTTLLKTLYLLVSDVTTRDTVTRLENLAKALGYNIVKKGKDSNPVSGAPVANNLGADMFWVSGNNPFILGHLATMMLGYTEYESFFSDYPKRRFYSWLELVRSGPGGSINRLDYMCGVRRGSRYARGSNGLVYKKISTAKRYEHNVSSDGVFLCEMLEVLLRSINLTMDSMGDLLNQKGGNYEPNVGSIINGKRMQAKLCSNPGDGTIAVRCDFEHSRLLGEETYVGVPETEVTELRRRLSEAFDVFLMMSLLHFTQF from the coding sequence ATGAgatatacaatttatacaGTCAAAAAAAGGGGTTACCCTAGTTTTACAAATTTGTTTACCAAGTTATTGGTAATACAATTCATTATCTCGtgcaatttcattaataagAATATAACAGGAGCATTCGCGTTATCGACAATTGATAAACAGGACCTTAAAAACGTTGCAAAGAATATTGAATTAGGCGCTAAAAAGACTGCGAATGGACTTGGAATGGCAAAAGATGTGTTATCTAACATGTACGAATTCtcaaaaaatatgaatgacacaattaataattatcatcgtaataaatttaatattgaaaatgaaGTCGAAAATAAGTATGCTGGAAAGGTAGAAaaaaaagaagaagaaaaggaaaaagaagaaaacACTACAGATGCTATTAAAAGGAAAATATCAAGTGTTAATAAGATGATTAAGGACAAAGTTTTGCGAGATGATAGTGATACCGATACGGAAACGGAAACGGAAACGGAAACGGAAACCGAAGGCGAAGCTAAAAATGATATGGAAAATgttaacaaaaattatgaCCAAGAAAATCAGCCTAGAAAAGGCCCAAAACCGTCAGTTGTGAGAAAAGATCCGTTGGCTAAGGATTgggaaaaaattaaagcCAAAGTACTGAGAagaaaattgtataaatattatacatttggtaatgaaaatgtaagagaagaaaattataaCCAATTAGAACATTCAATAGGTTTTGAGAAGTTTCTCAGACCTTTTATCGCCAGTTTAAGCCCAGAATTTAAATCCTTACTCAGAGGACAACcagttaattattttaaaacctATGTAACAATTTctcaaaaattattttcactTACGAATCCAATTCTCAAAAGTGTAACAAACTTTGACGGATCAACTACTGCATCCGAAGTGATTTCATTTGATCATGAATTACATACACCAGTTAAACCTTCATATTTGCAACTGTTTCAAACACCCAATATCACAGTTAGTCCTCAATCAGCAGTGTTGAATGGTAGAGATCTAACAGAAAAGGAAATAACCGAGTTGAAAAGTGAATATGAAAAAACAAAAGTACGTTTAAAAAGTTGGGAAGTAGATGCCAATATAAGACAAACCACCCTTCTTAAAAcactttatttattagtttcaGATGTAACTACTAGGGACACAGTTACCAGACTTGAAAATTTAGCCAAGGCACTAGGTtataatatagttaaaaaAGGCAAAGATAGTAATCCAGTATCGGGAGCTCCAGTTGCTAATAATTTAGGAGCTGACATGTTTTGGGTCTCTGGTAATAATCCATTTATTCTTGGGCATTTAGCAACAATGATGTTAGGATATACTGAGTACGAGTCTTTCTTCTCAGATTACCCTAAAAGAAGATTTTACTCATGGTTGGAATTGGTTAGATCAGGACCCGGAGGATCAATTAACAGATTGGATTATATGTGTGGAGTAAGAAGAGGTTCAAGATATGCTCGTGGTTCTAATGGGcttgtatataaaaaaatatcaaCAGCCAAACGTTATGAACATAATGTTTCATCTGATGGCGTATTCTTATGTGAGATGTTGGAGGTATTACTACGAtccattaatttaacaatgGATTCTATGGGAGATTTGCTAAATCAAAAGGGAGGAAATTATGAGCCTAATGTCGGTTCAATAATTAATGGTAAAAGAATGCAAGCAAAATTGTGTTCTAATCCTGGAGATGGAACAATAGCCGTTAGATGTGATTTTGAACACAGTAGACTACTGGGAGAAGAAACATATGTAGGAGTACCAGAAACCGAAGTAACAGAATTAAGGAGAAGATTATCGGAAGCTTTTGATGTTTTTCTTATGATGAGTTTGTTACACTTTACACagttttaa
- a CDS encoding uncharacterized protein (1 probable transmembrane helix predicted for TA19390 by TMHMM2.0 at aa 606-628) has translation MASSGIKKWIEDNMTLMHETYNYSPSVLLAGSISNRFREFYDSSSVGLAHLFLYNLLSKKYPAQDYLKELVKLGKADPFSRFVDASSIFAPEKLRKVVKWFLKGSFVKQFMREKTKLTLKQLVRAEVLRDALESITFVTHSMANLQVIQNAEYWGRTYPNSSYYFKRGGVISVIDNTIEQWSDVGYTRSISEKLKNQVELNEDDLKIADFQHIHNMESVKWDKSLNTEILKSFNEFLELGSVKALEGRNHILYEVVKDSRDNLEQNLENTIFFGRILNSLKIESNLRKFFRRARNFANFILDRAEKNVDHAIWFGIKLNLDKVMRVVDELHKLQRKLSNNESWNLTGAFIDVIEDLVEVLTNRTSRNPIDVPLNFGMPTISNLYGSMSVDERRIEFQQSMCSDHCGAIWKAILAFTMSTLRNPGSIKSYEKNLSSTSSLSELNSPNYVNNVRFMLKGDAWSGFYDTLLPKSMRNELEVMAYGKSFYIANILKLASVLMNRMGYVYTATTMKVQAPYFGNFTTQWMKERKKNRNKILFSALALGTMATYTVLECMDIAQHAVDVGHPPVETCWYLVKPPSMHCAIEPVSNLAISASSVAIRDVFSSTILALSGPYMMIPMGIYASWTLLKRQFKILHRLDIALSSVFSRLWRRVNTKDMIRSIAHLFSNRKQYRKEIEAAALESKRTGNEEVKTQTGFADDGNTFSYTHMD, from the coding sequence atgGCGTCATCTGGTATTAAAAAGTGGATTGAAGATAACATGACTCTTATGCATGAAACGTATAATTATTCTCCATCAGTTCTACTTGCTGGTTCGATTTCTAATCGCTTTCGTGAATTTTATGATTCAAGTAGCGTGGGCTTAGCACATCTATTTCTATATAACCTCCTCTCTAAGAAATATCCAGCGCAGGATTACTTAAAGGAGTTGGTAAAGTTGGGAAAAGCGGATCCATTTTCTCGATTTGTAGATGCAAGCTCTATTTTTGCACCAGAAAAATTACGAAAAGTTGTAAAATGGTTTTTGAAGGGAAGTTTTGTAAAACAATTCATGCGCGAAAAGACCAAGCTTACTTTGAAACAATTAGTAAGAGCAGAAGTTCTCCGGGACGCTCTTGAATCTATCACATTTGTAACACATTCAATGGCAAATTTACAAGTGATACAAAATGCTGAATATTGGGGTCGTACATATCCTAATAGTAGCTACTATTTCAAGAGAGGTGGTGTAATTAGTGTTATTGATAATACTATTGAACAGTGGTCGGATGTTGGATATACCAGATCTATATCAGAAAAACTGAAAAATCAAGTAGAGCTCAATGAGGATGATTTGAAAATAGCCGATTTTCAACATATCCATAATATGGAGAGTGTTAAATGGGACAAATCCCTCAACACAGAAATTCTCAAGTCATTTAACGAATTCCTTGAACTAGGTTCTGTAAAAGCACTGGAAGGTAGAAATCATATATTATATGAAGTAGTAAAGGATAGTAGAGACAATTTGGAACAGAATTTAGAGAATACTATTTTCTTCGGACGCATActtaattcattaaaaattgaatCAAATTTACGCAAATTTTTTCGACGTGCCCGTAACTTTGCCAATTTCATACTCGATCGAGCCGAAAAAAATGTCGATCACGCCATTTGGTTCGGTATCAAACTCAATCTCGATAAAGTAATGAGGGTTGTTGATGAATTGCATAAATTACAACGTAAACTGAGTAATAATGAGTCATGGAACTTGACAGGAGCGTTTATTGATGTGATTGAGGATTTAGTGGAAGTACTTACTAATAGGACCTCACGTAACCCAATTGATGTACCCCTCAATTTCGGGATGCCAACAATCTCCAACCTCTACGGAAGTATGAGTGTGGATGAAAGAAGAATTGAGTTTCAGCAGAGTATGTGTTCGGACCATTGCGGGGCCATTTGGAAAGCCATTCTAGCCTTCACAATGTCAACATTACGTAATCCGGGTTCTATAAAATCTTATGAAAAAAATCTATCCTCCACCTCATCATTATCGGAATTGAATAGTCCCAATTATGTGAATAATGTAAGATTTATGCTGAAAGGAGATGCATGGAGCGGGTTTTATGATACTTTGCTACCAAAATCTATGAGAAATGAGTTAGAAGTTATGGCATACGGTAAATCATTCTACATTGccaatatattaaaattggCTTCAGTTCTAATGAATAGAATGGGATATGTGTATACTGCAACAACGATGAAAGTTCAGGCACCTTATTTTGGTAATTTCACAACTCAATGGATGAAAGAAAGGAAGAAAAATCGCAATAAAATCTTATTCTCAGCTTTAGCATTGGGTACAATGGCAACTTACACTGTGTTGGAATGTATGGATATAGCTCAACATGCTGTTGATGTGGGACACCCTCCAGTCGAAACGTGTTGGTATTTGGTAAAACCCCCAAGCATGCACTGTGCAATAGAGCCAGTATCGAATCTGGCAATTTCAGCAAGTTCAGTAGCCATTAGAGACGTGTTTTCATCAACAATATTGGCTTTGTCAGGGCCATATATGATGATTCCAATGGGAATTTATGCCAGTTGGACGCTACTTAAGAGACAATTTAAGATATTACACAGATTAGATATAGCGTTAAGTTCAGTATTTTCAAGGCTTTGGAGAAGAGTTAACACTAAGGACATGATCAGAAGTATAGCACACTTGTTTAGTAATCGGAAACAGTATAGAAAGGAAATAGAAGCAGCTGCATTAGAGAGTAAAAGAACTGGAAATGAAGAAGTTAAAACACAAACAGGCTTTGCAGATGATGGAAATACTTTCTCATACACACATATGGACTAA
- a CDS encoding exosome complex exonuclease, putative: MISTDNEIELLQIPNSDISTLLIGQDCLKNGLRIDGRSLDSYLYVSVDFDGPPGNSLISFGNTVIFTCVSQEIVEPNSERPNEGFLFFNVETSFTSECYEPGKTTDQEHNLIYFLENMFKESSCLDLETLCITSGKQVLALRVYVHVLQDDGNLLSACSFSALASLLHYRKPLMELSDELNYSFYGLWHKGTPLNIYHVPILVTVWLLETRDHSFLDHNSSEYTFVLEPNSFEQKLLKTQIIILFNQFGEVLWIYKNGSTPVPLETFESAISASKQRASQLYSILMSELDKNTQELKNILKHINSQYPYKIIYTNTIINNEI, encoded by the exons ATGATTAGTACtgataatgaaattgaattaCTCCAAATTCCAAATTCTGATATTTCAACCCTGTTGATTGGACAAGATTGTCTCAAAAATGGCCTTAGAATTGATGGAAGGTCGCTGGATTCCTATCTATATGTCAGTGTTGATTTTGATGGACCTCCGGGCAAT TCCCTAATTTCTTTTGGAAATACTGTCATTTTTACCTGTGTTTCTCAGGAAATTGTTGAACCTAATTCTGAAAGGCCAAATGAGggatttttatttttcaacgTTGAAACCTCATTCACTTCTGAATGTTATGAACCTGGAAAAACAACTGACCAGGAACATAACTTGATTTACTTCTTGGAGAACATGTTCAAGGAGTCATCGTGTTTGGATTTGGAAACGCTTTGTATTACAAGTGGAAAACAA GTCTTGGCTTTAAGGGTGTATGTACATGTATTACAAGATGAtggaaatttattatctgCTTGCTCTTTTTCAGCTTTGGCATCTCTTTTACACTATCGGAAACCa TTAATGGAACTGTCAGATGAATTGaattattctttttatGGTCTATGGCACAAAGGAACTCCTcttaa TATTTATCATGTTCCAATTCTGGTTACTGTTTGGTTACTGGAAACTAGAGATCACTCATTTTTAGACCATAATTCATCAGAATACACTTTCGTATTGGAACCAAATTCATTTGAGCAAAAGCTACTCAAGACTCAG ATAATTATACTGTTTAACCAGTTTGGAGAGGTTCTTTGGATCTACAAGAATGGCTCAACGCCCGTGCCTTTGGAAACGTTTGAATCAGCCATTTCA gCATCCAAGCAAAGAGCATCTCAACTCTACTCAATTCTTATGTCGGAATTAGACAAAAATACacaagaattaaaaaacataCTCAAACACATCAACTCACAGTACCCttacaaaataatatatacaaataccataattaataatgaaatatga
- a CDS encoding uncharacterized protein (1 probable transmembrane helix predicted for TA19280 by TMHMM2.0 at aa 7-26;~Signal peptide predicted for TA19280 by SignalP 2.0 HMM (Signal peptide probability 0.838, signal anchor probability 0.022) with cleavage site probability 0.378 between residues 23 and 24): protein MTYTHFFIIFVFMISGSFKLVSPFFTRLSLTPFYKHISIVPTKKSNFSTCKSHFSVLKSMARSDKGDELTVFHKIVNGELPCKKVYEDDYVLAFYDIQPAAPSHILIVPKEMDGLSSLSDATERHEKVLGHMLVTVIFRAQ, encoded by the exons atgacCTATACgcatttttttattatttttgtttttatgATTTCAGGTAGTTTTAAGTTGGTTTCTCCCTTTTTTACCAGACTAAGTCTCACACCATTTTACAAACACATTAGCATTGTTCCAACAAAAAAATC taatttCAGTACTTGTAAAAGTCATTTTTCCGTCTTAAAATCCATGGCAAGATCCGATAAGGGCGATGAATTAACAGTATTTC ACAAAATTGTCAATGGTGAATTGCCTTGTAAAAAGGTTTACGAGGATGATTATGTTTTAGCCTTTTATGACATCCAACCCGCTGCTCCAAGTCACATTTTAATAGTCCCTAAGGAAATGGACGGCCTATCTAGTTTAAGTGACGCTACAGAACGGCACGAAAAAGTTTTGGGCCATATGTTAGTTACGGTAATTTTTAGAGCtcaataa
- a CDS encoding ABC transporter protein, putative (10 probable transmembrane helices predicted for TA19175 by TMHMM2.0 at aa 140-162, 174-196, 289-311, 318-340, 397-419, 837-859, 900-922, 959-981, 996-1018 and 1082-1104), with amino-acid sequence MVKHPDVTFDLNNFRNSEDDKPVSEHHYWESKSYSKTYFKKKSLFFKFRYYDSSSVLKFLFFHWVAKWVYLLSKQYVEPYKLHPLPVADQILHWYPILSKHISDCLLRLESYETSQYGHPNTKPTRSVLLRALFLTFWKRTLFGLLGIVVTNVLSMSIAFLIKHLLDTLNTKSFTLLKIFLFLFSIIGLQIIDGLFMENFNFYLNRLRLIWEYSIGVTVFQHGLCHRRNFNNNINGSNSLNVCNNVLHSCSPDSDCSKNPLFCPARRYQNNDMSPKMFTFEIMDPFYISMFLQSLIYVVNFLSNFIYGVVLISMQIKISLWVLFVSVVIFTSMMIVVEIINSYLFHFISLFKDYRISECIEIISDLPLINKLLYDDIAINIITETRNSELLLILVRVFLTIFNKSLCVICTNISFYVLMRYFVKSVRDAEVITEIDTAGFLSTFYIFFRIINSMFMLPYALGKIATSYVSYNRVNKFLIECSPNFYISDNKFTGSTKMSSEVPDVTNDIDKDVVVLYKDASFSWVNNRKDLANKNNEVYLKNVNFQLKRGEIAIITGTQGCGKSNFIKSVLGEMTLVSGSMAVVPLHTSMPIFYASEDIWLQEGTIRSNITFGHIFDQDIYNSVIKGLELEFDISSWEKGDLRVVSDNAHSLSCGQRVRMEMARAIYAYLIFSKVNKDYNSQCSFLMCLDGQFHGLDPYVSRTVFHNLFNAQTGLLVKDDLAVILSSSLTLLDKCVRTSKLTEYPKIPIYEIDNKSLLFYCYLSDIFRDKKTQTGFEYITSPSSPYKLIFFTKDLLKLCYSLSTKSGRHSLTNSKYRRSLTSIIQECYANDKFNPYLVYFKAAGFTLVLFIVLTIASSVMDNSKFILATNLTDYISNKTKDFNNGLSVDMSEVRSHSDSVLNVMLIIVSVIVGCSLISILFFTFSTLMASKKIHEYCLSSVFKNSSSVIKIKKQINQIITYFSVDIYFIGEYVGVMIFTTFLSFIQTAISIGTLFYTIPLSVPFIFVSLVLAFEFVALKIIKSFINIQLGSLEATSHINTSCEDGILGSPIYRSFKKEWELINDVIERNDYKTRCWHLVNSFLIWTILLSTWLFSLTTALFLTALIIFDKFTNYKMNVGYFGLGLSLGSSVIKSFNNCSFCFAMLQVFMCSLRRFQCFIPPGTKCVFDKFRNVNEEDIVVNSSKPNLQVDKKMLLKRRALEFKDTKPNLIKRMMFRPKINIIDICKYLPSEHNGVVLKHLCVYTSSEMNEEGLILNNINASPSRSDIIGIIGRTGAGKTTLLSVLQNTVRHRSGQVLLDGRDLQDIPKSLIRNIIGVLPQLPFVFKGWTIRRFLDPRRLFTDDEINDALDNCDLLEFVNNLHGGRKLDTIIMPKPLKLKKTKDQSASFNKGKEPFSEESSMTLDDLSSVGTMLSVTQLRILWFAKLVLCRHQYRMLIIDEPPSDNCSEDGSEVQDIGIPIYELLDKYFKHCTCFVTAHYAKVLKSCTSVWVMHNGKLIKTCKASEVSKNESISNIIEEMVNKYSN; translated from the coding sequence ATGGTCAAACATCCAGATGTAACTTTTGacttaaataattttaggaatTCTGAAGATGACAAACCTGTTTCTGAACATCATTACTGGGAAAGTAAATCATACTCCAAGACctattttaaaaagaagtctcttttttttaaatttaggtATTATGACTCCAGCAGTGTTTTGAAATTCCTTTTCTTTCACTGGGTAGCTAAATGGGTCTATCTTCTTTCCAAACAATATGTAGAGCCATATAAGTTACATCCACTTCCTGTTGCTGACCAGATCTTACATTGGTATCCAATTTTATCAAAGCATATTAGTGATTGTTTACTTAGATTGGAATCATATGAAACTAGCCAATATGGACACCCAAATACTAAACCAACTAGGTCGGTTCTCCTTCGTGCTTTGTTCTTGACATTTTGGAAACGAACATTATTTGGTCTACTTGGCATTGTTGTTACTAATGTTCTTAGTATGAGCATTGCATTTTTGATCAAGCATTTACTTGATACATTAAACACCAAGTCGTTTACTCTCCTTAAGATATTTCTGTTTCTATTCTCGATAATAggtttacaaattatagaTGGATTGTTTatggaaaattttaacttttatCTAAATAGACTAAGGCTTATATGGGAGTATTCAATCGGAGTAACTGTGTTTCAACATGGCTTATGTCATAGACGCAACtttaataacaatattaatggATCAAACTCATTAAATGTTTGTAACAATGTCCTACATAGTTGTTCCCCTGATTCTGATTGTTCTAAAAATCCATTGTTTTGTCCTGCAAGACGATACCAAAACAACGACATGTCTCCCAAGATGTTTACATTTGAAATCATGGATCCATTCTACATTTCAATGTTTTTACAATCACTGATATATgttgttaattttttatcaaattttatttatggTGTTGTTTTGATTTCAATGCAAATTAAGATTAGTTTATGGGTACTATTTGTTTCTGTTGTCATTTTCACGTCCATGATGATCGTAGTTGAGATCATAAATAGTTACTTGTTTCactttatttcattatttaaagattACAGGATTTCAGAatgtattgaaattatatctGATTTACCTCTGATCAACAAATTACTTTATGATGATATTGccattaacattattactGAGACCAGAAATAGTGAACTACTATTAATTTTGGTTAGAGTATTCTTAACCATATTCAATAAGTCTTTATGTGTTATATGTACCAATATATCATTCTATGTCTTGATGAgatattttgtaaaatcaGTTAGGGATGCAGAAGTTATTACTGAAATTGATACTGCTGGCTTCTTGTcaacattttatatatttttcaggATTATCAACTCAATGTTTATGTTACCTTATGCACTTGGGAAAATAGCTACTTCATATGTATCTTACAACAGAGTTAATAAATTCCTTATCGAATGTTCTCCTAACTTTTACATCAGTGATAACAAGTTCACAGGTTCTACAAAGATGTCCAGCGAAGTTCCAGATGTGACTAATGACATTGACAAAGATGTAGTAGTTTTGTATAAGGATGCTTCTTTCTCATGGGTCAACAACAGGAAGGATCTTGCTAATAAGAATAATGAGGTTTATTTGAAGAATGTTAACTTCCAGCTTAAGAGGGGTGAAATTGCAATAATTACGGGTACTCAAGGTTGTGGCAAATCTAACTTCATAAAGTCAGTACTGGGTGAAATGACACTAGTCAGTGGTTCAATGGCTGTAGTTCCTCTCCATACATCAATGCCTATATTTTATGCCTCTGAAGATATATGGCTTCAAGAAGGAACTATTAGGTCAAACATAACATTTGGACATATATTTGATCAGGATATATATAACTCAGTCATCAAGGGGCTTGAACTGGAATTTGATATATCATCATGGGAGAAGGGTGACTTGAGGGTGGTCTCTGATAATGCTCATTCACTCAGTTGTGGTCAGAGAGTTAGGATGGAGATGGCTAGAGCAATTTATGCCTATCTCATATTTAGCAAAGTTAACAAGGATTATAATAGTCAATGTTCATTCTTGATGTGCCTTGATGGACAATTCCATGGATTAGATCCTTATGTATCTAGAACTGTATTCCATAACCTATTCAATGCTCAGACTGGATTGCTTGTTAAGGATGATTTAGCTGTTATCCTTTCATCATCACTAACTTTGCTTGATAAGTGTGTCAGAACATCAAAATTAACAGAATATCCCAAAATTCCCATATACGAgattgataataaatcacTCCTGTTTTACTGTTATTTGTCAGATATTTTTAGGGACAAAAAAACACAAACCGGTTTTGAATATATCACATCACCATCAAGTCCTTACAAACTAATTTTCTTCACTAAGGATTTGCTAAAACTCTGTTATTCACTATCTACAAAGTCTGGTAGACATTCTCTTACAAACTCCAAATATAGACGTTCACTAACATCTATCATCCAAGAATGTTATGccaatgataaatttaatccaTACCTAGTATATTTCAAAGCAGCTGGTTTTACATTAGTTCTTTTTATTGTCTTAACAATTGCATCAAGCGTTATGGATAACTCCAAATTCATCCTCGCAACCAATCTTACGGATTATATATCCAATAAAACCAAAGACTTCAATAATGGTCTCTCAGTTGACATGTCAGAAGTTAGATCACACAGCGATTCTGTCCTCAACGTAATGTTGATCATTGTCTCAGTCATTGTAGGCTGTTCCctaatatcaatattatttttcacaTTTTCAACTCTAATGGCCTCTAAAAAGATTCATGAATATTGTCTTTCTTCAGTGTTTAAGAATAGTTCATCAGTAATCAAAATCAAGAAACAGATTAACCAAATTATAACTTATTTTTCAGttgatatttatttcatcGGTGAATATGTTGGAGTTATGATTTTCACCACTTTCTTATCATTCATTCAGACTGCTATTTCCATTGGAACACTATTCTATACAATTCCCTTATCAGttccatttatttttgtatcTTTGGTATTGGCCTTTGAATTTGTGGCATTGAAGATTATTAAGtcatttattaacattCAACTGGGATCACTAGAAGCTACTTCACATATTAACACATCTTGTGAGGATGGTATACTGGGATCACCCATTTACAGAAGTTTTAAAAAGGAATGGGAATTGATTAATGATGTTATCGAAAGAAATGATTACAAAACAAGATGTTGGCATTTGGTAAATTCCTTTTTAATTTGGACTATCTTATTGTCCACTTGGTTATTCTCTCTTACAACAGCTCTATTCCTCACAGCTCTGATCATATTTGATAAGTTCACAAACTACAAAATGAATGTTGGTTACTTTGGATTAGGTCTATCACTTGGCAGCAGtgttattaaatcattcaACAATTGTTCCTTTTGTTTTGCCATGTTACAAGTTTTCATGTGTTCACTTCGAAGATTCCAGTGCTTTATTCCACCTGGCACTAAGTGTGTATTTGATAAGTTCCGTAATGTTAATGAAGAGGATATAGTTGTTAATTCTAGCAAACCAAATTTGCAGGTGGATAAAAAGATGCTACTGAAGAGAAGAGCACTTGAATTCAAAGATACAAAACCCAACTTAATAAAGAGGATGATGTTTAGGccaaaaattaacattattgaTATTTGCAAATATCTTCCATCAGAACATAATGGTGTAGTTTTGAAGCATCTTTGTGTGTATACATCATCCGAGATGAATGAGGAAGGTCTTATCctcaataatataaatgcGTCACCATCTAGGTCTGATATTATTGGTATCATTGGCAGAACTGGAGCTGGTAAGACAACTCTATTATCTGTTCTACAAAATACCGTAAGGCATAGATCTGGTCAAGTATTGCTGGATGGCAGAGATTTGCAAGATATTCCCAAGAGTCTCATTAGGAACATTATTGGTGTACTTCCTCAGCTTCCATTTGTTTTCAAGGGTTGGACTATTAGAAGGTTCTTGGATCCAAGGAGACTATTTActgatgatgaaattaatgacGCCCTGGACAATTGTGATCTCCTTGAGTTTGTTAATAACCTTCATGGTGGAAGAAAATTAGATACTATAATTATGCCTAAACccctaaaattaaagaagaCCAAAGACCAATCAGCATCGTTTAACAAGGGTAAGGAGCCTTTCTCTGAAGAAAGTTCAATGACGTTAGATGACCTTAGCTCAGTAGGTACTATGTTATCTGTAACTCAGCTAAGAATACTTTGGTTTGCCAAACTAGTATTATGCAGACATCAGTATAGGATGTTAATCATTGATGAACCTCCATCTGATAATTGTTCAGAAGATGGATCTGAGGTTCAAGATATTGGTATACCCATCTACGAGTTATTGgacaaatatttcaaacatTGTACTTGTTTTGTTACTGCACATTATGCCAAAGTCCTTAAATCTTGTACATCAGTTTGGGTAATGCATAATGGTAAACTTATAAAAACATGTAAGGCTTCAGAAGTATCCAAAAATGAATCGATATCAAACATCATAGAGGAGATGgtcaataaatattcaaacTAA